AAATCAAGGCACATGAGGTTGACTTTTTTCTTAATGGAGGCGATACCATTTATGCTGCTGATTATAAGCATATTAATAGAGAACGTGTAAATGAACAATGGAATATATGGAAATCACTGCGTAGTGAATTTTCTGAATATGAAGTACATAGCTGTTTGGGAAATCATGATATGTGGTGGGCAGCTCCGAACGAACAAGATTTCATGTACGGAAAGGATTATGTGGTAAAACAGTTGGAAACACCAGGAAGGTATTATAGCTTTAATAAACAAGATTGGCATTTAGTAATATTGGACAGTAATAATGAGAATGCGGGTTCCTTGGACGAAGAACAGCGTAAATGGTTGGAAAAGGATTTGGCGGAACTTGAAAAGGGTGGCAATGTTCTGTTCCTATCGCATTATCCAATATTAGGAGTAAACGGAGGTACACACTCAGATAGAAAATACATTAC
The sequence above is a segment of the Muricauda sp. SCSIO 64092 genome. Coding sequences within it:
- a CDS encoding metallophosphoesterase family protein, which encodes MAHITDVHIRPEHNAPNRFKQCLEEIKAHEVDFFLNGGDTIYAADYKHINRERVNEQWNIWKSLRSEFSEYEVHSCLGNHDMWWAAPNEQDFMYGKDYVVKQLETPGRYYSFNKQDWHLVILDSNNENAGSLDEEQRKWLEKDLAELEKGGNVLFLSHYPILGVNGGTHSDRKYITDLFYDHKDKSITCLSGHVHLLDSVVYNNVNYFCNGAISGFWWEDGNEESGNRYWVEETPPGYAIVDLFEDGTVEHIPPTCVLNDLIAN